In one Pseudodesulfovibrio tunisiensis genomic region, the following are encoded:
- a CDS encoding ABC transporter ATP-binding protein, translated as MTTPILDIQGLTTCFSSPQGIAKAVDTVSIGFTQGETLALVGESGCGKTVLALSILGLVPDPPGRITEGSVLYKGRDLLDMREPELRTIRGNDISMIFQEPMTALNPVFRINDQIAEPLRLHRNMSKREALDKAVDMLDRVGIPNPSAVARAFPHELSGGMRQRVMIAMALSCDPDVLIADEPTTALDVTIQAQILDLMNDMKQRMNGSLMLITHDLGVVARMAQRIAVMYAGKIVELAEARDLFHAPLHPYTQGLLGSVPKIGLKRELSPIPGIVPGIFDQPQGCRFHPRCPKAFARCSKELPPLLAMGNRQVRCWLHAQE; from the coding sequence ATGACAACCCCGATTCTCGACATACAGGGCCTGACCACCTGCTTTTCCTCGCCGCAGGGCATAGCCAAGGCGGTGGATACCGTCAGTATTGGCTTTACGCAAGGAGAAACCCTCGCCCTTGTCGGGGAATCCGGCTGCGGCAAGACCGTGCTGGCCCTTTCCATACTCGGTCTGGTGCCTGATCCCCCCGGACGCATTACCGAAGGTTCGGTCCTGTACAAGGGCCGCGACCTGCTGGACATGCGCGAACCCGAACTGCGCACGATCCGGGGCAACGACATTTCCATGATCTTTCAGGAACCAATGACCGCCCTGAATCCGGTCTTCCGCATCAATGACCAGATCGCGGAACCGCTTCGCCTGCACCGGAACATGAGCAAAAGGGAAGCGCTGGACAAGGCCGTGGACATGCTGGACCGCGTGGGGATTCCCAACCCTTCGGCAGTGGCCCGCGCCTTTCCCCATGAACTTTCCGGGGGCATGCGCCAGCGCGTGATGATCGCCATGGCCCTGAGCTGTGATCCGGACGTGCTCATTGCGGACGAACCCACAACTGCGCTCGACGTGACCATACAGGCGCAGATTCTTGATCTCATGAATGACATGAAGCAGCGCATGAACGGCTCCCTCATGCTCATCACCCATGATCTCGGCGTGGTCGCCCGCATGGCGCAACGCATTGCGGTCATGTATGCCGGAAAGATCGTGGAACTTGCCGAGGCCCGCGACCTGTTTCATGCCCCGCTTCATCCCTATACGCAGGGCTTGCTCGGGTCCGTGCCGAAAATCGGCCTGAAACGGGAACTTTCCCCGATCCCCGGCATCGTGCCCGGCATTTTCGACCAGCCACAGGGCTGCCGCTTCCACCCGCGCTGTCCCAAGGCGTTCGCCAGATGTTCGAAAGAACTGCCCCCCCTGCTGGCCATGGGCAACAGACAAGTGCGCTGCTGGCTGCACGCCCAGGAGTAA
- a CDS encoding LysE family translocator, translating into MTPHSTLALALATMLFALIPGPGVAAMVTQSLTRGFSTAALWAVGMALGDLVYLLTAIFGLGWMAEQFGSGFLALKYAGAAYLIHLGVRHWTSRPLEIAENAIQPRTGRLRSLAAGLSISLSNPKVIAFYCGFLPGFMDLKTLTPTDVLIAACTVISSIVSVLLCYAWLASKGRSLLRSTRAWKILNRSAGAVMIGAGIAVASD; encoded by the coding sequence ATGACGCCCCACAGCACATTGGCTCTGGCACTGGCGACCATGCTCTTCGCCCTGATCCCCGGTCCGGGAGTTGCGGCCATGGTGACCCAATCCCTGACGCGTGGATTCTCCACCGCCGCGCTGTGGGCCGTGGGAATGGCCCTGGGAGACCTTGTCTACCTGCTCACCGCCATTTTCGGGCTGGGCTGGATGGCCGAACAGTTCGGCAGCGGCTTTCTCGCCCTGAAATACGCTGGCGCGGCCTATCTGATCCATCTGGGAGTCCGGCACTGGACTTCGCGCCCTCTCGAAATTGCCGAGAACGCGATTCAGCCCCGGACCGGAAGACTCCGCTCGCTGGCCGCAGGGCTGAGCATATCCCTGAGCAATCCCAAGGTGATTGCCTTCTATTGCGGCTTCCTCCCCGGCTTCATGGACCTGAAAACCCTGACGCCGACCGATGTACTCATCGCGGCATGCACGGTCATCAGCTCCATTGTCTCGGTACTGCTTTGCTACGCATGGCTCGCGTCCAAGGGAAGAAGTCTGCTCCGTTCCACAAGGGCATGGAAGATTCTCAACAGGTCGGCAGGCGCAGTCATGATAGGCGCAGGCATAGCCGTGGCCAGCGACTAG
- the trmFO gene encoding methylenetetrahydrofolate--tRNA-(uracil(54)-C(5))-methyltransferase (FADH(2)-oxidizing) TrmFO, translating to MKKVVIVGGGLAGCDCAWTLARAGVAVELYEMKPEKHSEAHTEDGLAELICSNSFRSDEPVTGVGLLKNEMRTLGSLVMEAAEATRVPAGKALAVDRTLFSEYVTRRIEEHPNITVIHKEIDSVDAPEFAGADRVVIAAGPLASESLTQSLMQAVGDNSLYFYDAIAPIVSRESIDFDKAFWGSRWMPGDEDYLNCPMNEEEYKAFVAALLEGEKVQPREFEKKIHFEGCLPVEVMAERGEMTLAFGPLKPVGLEDPRTGERPFAVVQLRAENREKTAFNLVGFQTKLKYPEQKRIFRMIPGLENAEFLRLGSIHRNTYVNAPEVLNPDLSLKARPEMHLAGQITGVEGYLESAACGLWLGLSLAATLGDRVVPEPPAQTALGALLRHLRTEAKKFQPSNVHFGLMPGLGKRIPKKLRKEAYAKRAAEVFDVWAREQGFRE from the coding sequence ATGAAGAAGGTGGTTATCGTCGGCGGTGGACTTGCCGGGTGCGACTGCGCCTGGACCCTGGCCCGGGCCGGTGTGGCTGTGGAGCTGTACGAAATGAAGCCGGAGAAACATTCCGAGGCGCATACCGAGGACGGGCTTGCCGAGCTGATCTGCTCCAATTCCTTTCGTTCGGACGAGCCCGTGACCGGTGTTGGTCTGCTCAAGAACGAGATGCGGACTCTGGGCAGTCTGGTCATGGAAGCTGCCGAGGCGACCCGCGTGCCTGCGGGCAAGGCCCTTGCCGTGGACCGGACCCTGTTTTCCGAATACGTGACCCGCAGGATCGAGGAGCATCCGAACATCACGGTGATTCACAAGGAAATCGATTCCGTGGACGCGCCGGAATTCGCAGGGGCGGATCGTGTGGTCATTGCTGCCGGACCGCTTGCCAGCGAATCGCTCACGCAGAGCCTGATGCAGGCCGTGGGCGACAACAGCCTGTATTTCTACGACGCCATCGCGCCCATCGTGAGCCGGGAGTCCATCGACTTCGACAAGGCGTTCTGGGGATCGCGTTGGATGCCCGGTGACGAGGACTATCTGAACTGCCCCATGAACGAGGAGGAATACAAGGCGTTCGTGGCCGCGCTGCTGGAAGGGGAAAAGGTTCAGCCGCGCGAGTTCGAGAAGAAGATACATTTCGAGGGGTGCCTGCCCGTGGAGGTCATGGCCGAACGCGGGGAAATGACGTTGGCATTCGGTCCGCTCAAGCCCGTGGGGCTGGAAGACCCCAGAACCGGGGAGCGTCCCTTTGCCGTGGTGCAGCTTCGTGCAGAGAACCGCGAAAAGACCGCCTTCAATCTGGTGGGCTTTCAGACCAAGCTCAAGTATCCGGAGCAGAAGCGCATCTTCCGCATGATTCCGGGGTTGGAAAACGCCGAGTTCCTGCGTCTCGGTTCCATCCATCGCAACACCTACGTCAACGCGCCCGAGGTGCTGAATCCGGACCTGTCCCTCAAGGCGAGACCGGAAATGCATCTGGCCGGGCAGATCACCGGGGTGGAAGGCTATCTGGAATCCGCCGCCTGCGGCCTCTGGCTGGGCCTCTCGCTTGCCGCGACTCTTGGCGACAGGGTTGTGCCCGAACCGCCTGCGCAAACGGCTCTGGGTGCGCTTCTGAGGCATCTGCGCACCGAGGCCAAGAAGTTTCAGCCGTCCAACGTGCATTTCGGGCTCATGCCCGGACTCGGAAAACGCATTCCCAAGAAGCTGCGCAAGGAAGCCTATGCCAAGCGGGCCGCCGAAGTCTTCGACGTCTGGGCAAGGGAGCAGGGATTTCGGGAGTAG
- a CDS encoding ABC transporter ATP-binding protein codes for MPLLELHDVSRHYAVTNGLLGLQSGTVHAVSDVSLTVNKGETLGLVGESGCGKSTLAKCIMGLEPLSGGSISFQDKLLKDWDNKLLRRHIQMIFQDPYSSLNPRQKVGSIIREALDIHKLGTREERKRKVLELMELVGLRPEQASRYPHEFSGGQRQRIAVARSLALNPDLVVCDEPVSALDVSVQAQVLRMLRDIQKRLDLTYVFISHDLAVVSHVSDRVAVMYLGRIVELAPTEILFESPKHPYTEALLSAVLPPDPDRETNPVGIGGDMPSPMNPPSGCPFHPRCPKAFDKCRERRPALREMGNRSVACWLY; via the coding sequence ATGCCTCTGCTCGAACTGCATGACGTTTCCAGACACTATGCCGTGACCAACGGTCTGCTCGGCCTCCAATCCGGCACGGTGCACGCGGTATCCGATGTCTCGCTGACCGTGAACAAAGGCGAAACGCTCGGACTGGTCGGGGAATCCGGCTGCGGCAAATCCACCCTCGCCAAATGCATCATGGGCCTTGAACCGCTTTCCGGAGGCAGCATATCCTTTCAGGACAAGCTTCTGAAGGACTGGGACAACAAACTGCTTCGCCGTCACATCCAGATGATTTTTCAGGACCCGTATTCCTCGCTCAATCCGAGGCAGAAGGTCGGTTCCATCATTCGCGAGGCATTGGACATCCACAAGCTCGGCACGCGCGAAGAACGCAAGCGCAAGGTGCTGGAACTGATGGAGCTGGTCGGTCTTCGCCCGGAACAGGCGTCCCGCTACCCGCACGAATTTTCCGGTGGCCAGCGCCAGCGCATTGCCGTGGCGCGCAGTCTGGCCCTGAATCCGGACCTCGTTGTCTGCGACGAACCCGTCTCCGCGCTCGACGTGTCGGTACAGGCCCAGGTTCTGCGCATGCTGCGGGACATTCAGAAACGGCTTGATCTCACCTATGTGTTCATTTCCCATGATCTTGCCGTGGTCAGCCATGTCTCCGATCGCGTCGCGGTCATGTATCTGGGCAGAATCGTGGAACTGGCCCCCACGGAAATCCTGTTCGAATCGCCAAAGCACCCATACACCGAAGCATTGCTGTCCGCCGTACTTCCTCCTGACCCGGATCGGGAAACCAATCCGGTCGGAATCGGTGGTGACATGCCCAGCCCCATGAATCCGCCATCCGGTTGCCCGTTTCACCCACGCTGTCCCAAGGCCTTTGACAAATGCCGCGAACGCAGACCTGCACTGCGGGAAATGGGAAACCGCAGCGTGGCCTGCTGGCTGTACTGA
- a CDS encoding HD domain-containing protein gives MISRDEAYALLKKHNSERSLINHALESEAVMRGLAAKLGKDEELWGITGLLHDLDYAKTKSEPERHGLDTADMLEAQLPAEALDAIRRHACEMNGAEAPETDFDYALRCGETVTGMVHAGALVRPTRIDGMKPKSLKKKMKDKAFAASVNRDCIRECDRIGLELGDFLQIAITSITAIAPEVGLAAE, from the coding sequence ATGATTTCCCGTGATGAAGCCTATGCACTGCTGAAGAAACACAACTCCGAACGGAGCCTCATCAACCACGCTCTGGAATCCGAAGCCGTCATGCGCGGTCTGGCCGCCAAGCTGGGGAAGGACGAGGAACTTTGGGGCATCACCGGCCTGCTGCACGATCTGGATTACGCCAAGACCAAATCCGAGCCAGAACGCCACGGACTGGACACTGCGGACATGCTGGAAGCCCAGCTCCCGGCGGAAGCATTGGATGCAATCCGCCGCCATGCCTGCGAAATGAACGGCGCGGAAGCCCCGGAAACCGATTTCGACTACGCCCTGCGATGTGGTGAAACCGTGACGGGCATGGTCCATGCCGGAGCATTGGTCCGCCCCACCAGGATTGATGGAATGAAGCCCAAAAGCCTGAAAAAGAAGATGAAGGACAAGGCCTTCGCCGCCAGCGTCAACCGCGACTGCATCCGCGAATGCGACAGGATCGGTCTGGAACTGGGTGATTTCCTTCAGATCGCCATCACGTCCATCACGGCCATAGCCCCGGAAGTGGGTCTGGCTGCGGAATAG
- a CDS encoding energy-coupling factor ABC transporter ATP-binding protein yields the protein MSALIKLTNVTYAYPGRGNALNGLDFHLHAGDKLGLMGPNGAGKTTMLHILMGLIAPQSGEVELFGKRMETSKDFDEVRLRIGFLFQHTDDQLFCPTVLDDVAFGPLNQGLSRTKARERALEALATVGMEGFEDHVPYRLSGGEKRLVALATLLSMRPEVLILDEPTTGLSPDAKDRLVSILNSLALPRLVVSHNPDFLGATTNTILAMQNGKVRPGTMKPHTHVHVHAEGDVPHQH from the coding sequence ATGAGCGCACTCATCAAACTGACCAACGTGACCTACGCCTATCCGGGCAGGGGCAATGCCCTGAACGGCCTTGATTTTCACCTGCATGCCGGAGACAAGCTGGGACTCATGGGGCCGAACGGTGCCGGCAAGACAACCATGCTGCACATACTCATGGGCCTGATCGCGCCGCAATCCGGCGAAGTGGAACTGTTTGGCAAAAGGATGGAAACATCCAAGGATTTCGATGAAGTCCGGCTTCGCATCGGCTTTCTGTTTCAACATACGGATGATCAACTATTCTGCCCCACCGTGCTGGACGACGTGGCATTCGGCCCCCTGAATCAGGGGCTTTCCCGAACCAAGGCCAGGGAACGCGCTCTTGAAGCGCTTGCCACCGTGGGCATGGAAGGATTCGAGGATCACGTGCCCTACCGCCTGTCCGGCGGAGAAAAACGGCTGGTCGCACTTGCCACCCTGCTTTCCATGCGCCCGGAAGTGCTGATTCTGGACGAACCCACCACCGGGCTGTCCCCGGACGCCAAGGACCGTCTTGTTTCCATCCTGAATTCACTGGCTCTGCCCAGACTCGTGGTGTCCCACAACCCGGATTTTCTGGGGGCCACCACAAACACGATTCTGGCCATGCAGAACGGCAAGGTCCGGCCCGGCACCATGAAGCCGCATACGCATGTCCATGTGCACGCCGAAGGCGATGTGCCGCATCAGCACTGA
- the cbiQ gene encoding cobalt ECF transporter T component CbiQ: MLLSIPAALAQTMETACAALGIGTLLTLLAGLSLSRVGKRLLAINAFVLFLWLFLPFSLPGHTVWSFGPLHATVPGFRLALLLTIKTNAISLMLMPLLGTIPVQTLGPAMQKMGVPPKLCHLLLFTYRYIFVIHHEYRTMRRAMRARGFHPRTDMHTYRSFAWLAGMLLVKSWDRAERVNNAMRCRGFKGKFHSLAEFAFCRMDHAFGMLFALFSGAMIIMEIFYRGLAG; this comes from the coding sequence GTGCTGCTCTCCATACCTGCGGCGCTTGCCCAGACAATGGAAACCGCATGCGCGGCCCTCGGCATCGGCACGCTGCTCACCCTGCTGGCCGGACTGTCTCTTTCCCGGGTCGGCAAACGCCTGCTTGCAATCAACGCATTCGTTCTGTTTCTCTGGCTTTTCCTGCCCTTTTCCCTTCCCGGGCACACTGTCTGGTCGTTCGGTCCCCTGCATGCGACTGTCCCGGGCTTCCGGCTCGCATTGCTCCTGACCATCAAGACCAATGCCATCTCCCTGATGCTCATGCCGCTGCTCGGCACCATTCCCGTTCAAACGCTGGGGCCGGCCATGCAGAAGATGGGCGTTCCCCCGAAGCTCTGCCATCTGCTCCTGTTCACCTATCGCTACATCTTCGTGATTCACCACGAATACCGAACCATGCGCCGCGCCATGCGTGCCCGGGGCTTCCATCCCCGAACCGACATGCACACCTATCGTTCCTTTGCTTGGCTGGCCGGAATGCTTCTGGTCAAGAGCTGGGACAGGGCCGAACGCGTAAACAACGCCATGCGCTGCCGGGGATTCAAGGGAAAGTTCCATTCCCTTGCCGAATTTGCCTTTTGCCGCATGGATCACGCGTTCGGAATGCTGTTCGCCCTGTTTTCCGGCGCAATGATCATCATGGAAATCTTTTACCGGGGACTTGCAGGATGA